The region GCACCGGGCTTTCTGCCTACGATCGGCCGACTCCAGCCAGTAACGCCCGACGGGCAGGGGTCGGCAAGCCGGGTGCCCCGTTGACCTCCAGCGCCACCGGGCATCCGTCGCCCGGCCAGGACCCATGGCTCAGCCGGGCTCTGCGACAGGCCGCCCTGCGACAGGCCGCCGTTGCGCCGTCAGAGTGGCTGGTGCCAGTCAGCGGGCGTCGTCACCGGCTGCCGTGGGGAGCGGTCGTGGACCGTTCCGACGCGCAAGGACCACCCGAGTGGCCGATAGTGGATTTAGGGGGTCTACCCGAGATTTCGGAGCTGCCATGGACCGCTACCCTCCCATCGCCGAACACGGCCTGGTGGGCGACCTGCAGACCGCCGCGCTCGTCTCGTCGCAGGGTGTCGTGGACTGGTTCGCCGCTCCCCGGTTCGACTCGCCCAGCATCTTCGCCGCCCTGCTCGACCACGACGGCGGCGGGTACATGCGGCTGGCCCCCGAGCACCCCGACGCGGCCTGCAAGCAGCTCTACTACCCCGACACGGCCATATTGGTGACCCGGTTCATGTCACCGGACGGGGTGGGCGAGGTGGTCGACTTCATGCCTCCCGACCGGACCCGCACCGCCACCGACCGGCACACCCTGATACGCCTCGTACGTGCCGTGCGCGGCACCGTCGACTTCACGCTCGAATGCCGGCCGCGCTTCGACTACGGCCGGGCCGAGCACCGGCTGGAACTCGGCGAGAACACCGGCCTGTTCCGGTCGCCGGGGACGGACGCGCACTTGCAGGCCACCTTCCCGCTGGAGCGGGACGGCCAGGACGTACGCGGCAGGGTGACGCTGAAGGCCGGCGAGTCAGGCGGTGCCGTGTTCACCGTCTGCGCGTCCGGCGGCGAGGCACCCGCGCCCCTCACCGTCGACGGGCTCACCGCGCAGTTCGACGACACCAGCCTTTTCTGGCAGGACTGGTTGCGCCAGTCCCGCTACCGGGGCCGCTGGCCAGAGCTGGTGCACCGTTCGGTCATCACCCTCAAGCTCCTCACCTACGCGCCCACCGGCGCCCTCATCGCGGCGGCCACCATGGGTCTGCCCGAGCAGGTCGGCGGAGAGCGCAACTGGGACTACCGGTTCACCTGGGTGCGCGACAGCGCGTTGTCCGTGCGCGCCATGCTGGACCTCGGATTCGCCGAGGAGGCCACCGCATTCCTCCACTGGCTGGTCGAGAGGCTGCAGGAGCGCGAGGGGAAGGAAGAAGAGCCGCTGCAGACGATGTACCGGGTCGACGGCAACCCCGACCTGCCCGAGGAGACACTCGAACACTTCGAGGGCTACCGTGGCTCCTCCCCTGTCCGCATCGGCAACGGAGCCGCCGACCAGCTCCAGTTGGACATCTACGGTGAGGCCATCTACGCGTTGTCCCAGGGCCGCGAGATCGCGCAGCAGGCCACCTACCGGGGATGGAAGACCCTGACCAGGACACTGGACTGGTTCGCCGAAGCCTGGGACCGGCCGGACGAGGGCATCTGGGAGACCCGCGGCGGCCGCCAGGACTTCACCTACAGCCGGGTGATGTCCTGGGCCGCCTTCGACCACGGGCTGAGCCTGGCCGAGCACTTCCGCAGGCCCGCCGACGTGGAGAAGTGGCGCAGCGCCAGGGACGCCATCCTGGAGCAGGTCATGGAACGCGGCTGGAGCGAACAGGAGGGCGCCTTCGTCCAGCACTACGGAGGCGACGTCCTGGACGCTTCCCTGCTGCTCATGCCGAGGGTCCAGTTCATCGCCCCCAAAGACCCGGCCTGGCTCTCCACGCTCGACGCGATGGACCGCAAGCTCGTCTCCGACAGCCTCGTCTACCGCTACGACCCGGCGGCATCGCCGGACGGGCTGCGCGGCTCGGAGGGCACCTTCAGTCTGTGCACCTTCCTCTACGTCGACGCGCTGGCCCGGGCGGGGCGGGTGTCCCAGGCCCGCTACACCTTCGAGAAGATGCAGACGTACGCCAACCATGTCGGGCTCTTCGCCGAGGAGATCGGTCCGAGCGGGGAGCAACTGGGCAACTTTCCCCAGGCGTTCACCCATCTGTCGCTCATCATGGCGGCCACCACCCTCGACGAGGCGCTCGACGCCGAGCAAGGGCGCTGACTCGTGGTCACCCATGCCCGTCCGGCAGGACCGCCACGGCTCACCGAGGACGAGTTCGGCGTGCTGTACCGGCGCCTGCTCTCGCGCGCCGCCTGGGCCTCGGGGGACCGGGGCGCTCTGGACGCGCTCACTCCTGCCCGGGTGGTGGCCGCCACCCAGGAGGTGCGTACCGGCCGCACGGTGACGCTCGCCGCGCCGGTGGAGACGCTGCCCGGCCCGGACAATCCGGAGCCCGCGAGGCACCGGATGAGCGGGCAGCCGGGCGAAGACGCCTCCAGCGGGCTCCACTTCGCGATGGACAGCTTCGCGATGAACGTGCACGGTGACGCCGACAGCCATATCGACGCCCTGTGCCATGTGATCTACGACGGCACACTGCACGGCGGGGTGTCCGCGAGCAGTGTCACGGCGGACGGGGCCACGACTCTCTCCATCGAGGCGGCACGCGACGGGATCGCCGGACGTGGTGTGTTGCTGGACATCCCGCGGCTGCGCGGCGTGCCCTGGCTCGAACCGGGTGATCACGTGACCGGCGACGACCTCGCAGCGGCCGAGACAGAGCAGCGCGTCCGCGTGGGAGAGGGCGACCTCCTCCTCGTCCGGGTGGGCCACCGCCGACGCCGCGCCGAACTCGGCCCGTGGCATGCGGCACGTGAGCGCGCCGGGCTCCACCCGTCCGCGCTGGAGTTCCTCGCAGACCGGCGGGTCGCCGTGCTCGGGGGCGACGGGAACAACGACACCGCCCCGAGTTCCACCGAGGGCGTCGAGTTCCCCGTGCATGTCCTGGCGGTGCATGCGATGGGCCTTCACCTGCTGGACTACCTGCAGTTCGAGGACCTGGCACCGGTCTGCGAGGCGGAGGGACGCTGGTCCTTCCTCTGCGTGATCGCCCCGCTGAGGCTGCCGGCCGCCACCGGCTCACCGGTCAACCCGATCGCCGTCCTGTGATTCCGGTGCCCACGGTCGTGGTCGTCATGGGCGTCTCGGGTTCGGGCAAGTCCACCGTAGGGCGACTGCTCGCCCAGCGGCTCGCGGTCCCCTTTCTGGAGGCGGACGACGTCCACCCGGCCGCGAACCGCGCCAAGATGGCCGCGGGGCGTCCGCTCGACGACGAGGACCGGCGGCCCTGGCTGTTGTCCATCGCCGAATGGATCCGGGAGGCAACCGACGCCGGCCGGGGCGGGGTGGTGGCGTGTTCGGCCCTCAAGCACGAGTACCGACGTCTGTTTCTTGGTGCGGGCGCAGGCGTGTGGTTCCTGTATCTGGCGCTCGACCGCGGGACCGCCGGCCGACGGGTCGCAGGCCGTGTGGACCATTTCATGCCCGCCCGGCTGGTGGACTCCCAGTACGCCACCCTCGAACCGCTGCGGCCGGACGAACCCGGCCTGACCGTCGACGCGGTGGCCGACCCGCAGACCATCGTCGACCGGGCGGTCCGCACCGTCCGGGCGGCGAGGTGACCGCGCATGCTCGACTCCGTCGGGTCGCCGCCACGCGACCCGCCCGATAGTTTGGTAATTGGCGCTGAATGTCCCGATTGTGTGAGTGTCCGTCCGGAACAGCACAGCCCGGAGACCCCCCCGGACGGGCGCTACGGCCAGGACAGCCGACGACTCCTAGAACGGGATCCCTCTCATGGCCGACGATCAGCACTACGACGTCATCATCATCGGTACGGGAGCGGGCGGCGGTACGCTCGCCCACCGGCTGGCCCCCACCGGCAAGCGGGTCCTGATCCTCGAACGCGGCGGCTACCTGCCACGGGAGCGGGACAACTGGGACTCCACCGCCGTCTTCGTCAAGGGCAAGTACCGTGCCCCGGAGTTCTGGTACGACAAGCACGGCAACCAGTTCCCCCCGGAGGTCAACTACTACGTCGGGGGCAACACCAAGTTCTACGGCGCCGCGCTCTTCCGGCTCCGGCCCGAGGACTTCGGCGAACTGCGCCACCACGACGGCATCTCTCCGGCGTGGCCGATCCGCTACGAGGATCTGGAGCCGTACTACACCCAGGCCGAGCACCTCTACCTGGTGCACGGCCGGCACGGCGAGGACCCCACCGCAGGGCCGACCAGTGCGCAGTACGCCTACCCGCCGGTCGAGCACGAAGCGCGTATCCAGCAGCTCAGCGACGATCTGGGGAAAGCCGGCCTGCACCCCTTCCACCTGCCGATCGGTGTGAACCTCGCCCAGGACGAGAACGGCATGGCCACCCACGACAGCGTCTGCATCCGCTGCGACCGGGTCGACGGCTTCCCCTGCCTGATGGGCGCCAAGTCCGACGCGCAGGTGATCTGCGTCGACCCGGCGCTCACGTACGACAACGTCACGATGGTGACCGACGCGAACGTGCGGCGCCTGGAGACCGACCCGACCGGACGCACCGTCACCGGGGTTGTCGCCGAGCTCCGGAACGGAGCGACCGAGCGATTCAGCGCCGACATCGTGGTGGTCGCCGCCGGAGCGGTCAACTCCGCTGTTCTGCTGCTGCGTTCGGCCAACGACAAGCACCCCGGCGGCCTGGCCAACAGCTCGGACGTGGTGGGACGCCACTACATGCGTCACAACAACCTGGCGCTGATGGCGGTGTCGAAGGAACCGAACCCCACCAGATTCCAGAAGACCCTGGCGCTCAACGACTGGTACCTGGGTGCGGACGACTGGGAGTATCCGCTCGGCGGCATCCAGATGCTCGGCAAGTCGGACGCCGACCAGATCCACGGCGAGGCGCCACGCTGGGCCGGCACTGTCATGCCCGACATGCCCTTCGAGGTACTGGCGCACCATGCCGTCGACTTCTGGCTGTGCGGAGAGGACCTCCCCCTGCCCGGGAGCCGGGTCACCCTCGACAAGGACGACGCCATCCACCTGGCTCTCGACGAGAAGAACAACACCGCCGGTTTGAAGCGCCTCCAGCACAAGCTGCGGGGGATGCTCGGGCACCTGGGCATGCACGAGCACCACCTGCTGGATCACAGCATCTATCTGCACAAGGGCATGCCGATCGGCGCCACCGCGCACCAGGCCGGCACCGTGCGGTTCGGCGACGACCCGCGAAGTTCGGCCCTCGACGTCAACTGCAAGGCCCACGACCTCGACAACCTCTACGTCGTGGACACCAGCTTCTTCCCCAGCATCGGCGCGGTGAACCCGTCACTGACCGCCATCGCCAACGCCCTGCGGGTGGGCGACCACATCGCCGCCCGGCTGAGCTGACGAGGGCTCCGTCCCTCGGTGAACCGGCTGAGCGCCGCTACAGGTTGTCGCCAGGCGCCTTGGCGGCCAGGGTGTCGGCATCACTGAGCTCCTCCAGTTCGCCCATCGTGTCGAGCCGGTAGAGCAGCACCAGCGCCGGACCGACCAGCACGATCGCGATGCCCGTGACGATCACCAGCCAGCGCAGGGTGTGGGTGGCCCCGGCCGCCTCGGTCACGGTGAGCGAGGTGGGCAGCAGATAGGGCCGCTGCGCGCAGCCCCAGGCGCCGACGACCAGGGCGACGCTCGCCACCGAGGTGTGGCGGGACCAGCCGTACGACCGGCGCCACAGCAGCACCGCTGTGCCCAGACCGCAGACCGCGGCCAGAATGATCAGCAGCAGTCCCAGGCCCCCGGTGAGGCCGTCCCAGACGTACCGGGCGTCGTCGTGGGTGACGGGCAGGGCGATGAGGGCGAGGACGACGACCGCGGCGAAGGCGGTCATCGCCCGCGCTCGGAAGTAGTCGACAAGGTCGTCGGCGCCGAACCGCAGGGCGTCGGAGCAGAGGAAGACAGCCCCGAGGAACGCGGTGGCGGCGATGGCCAGCAGTCCCACGAGGACGGAGGTTCCATTGGCCCAGGCGTCGGCGGAGGCGATCGTGCCGGGCTTGACCCGGCCGGAGGCGATGCCGCCGAGCACGGCCCCGAAGAAGAACGGCGTGAGCAGCGACGAGATGGCGAACGCCGCGCCGTAGACCCGTTGTTGGGCCAGGCGGCGGGTCGGCTTGCGCAGGGCGAACCCGGCGCCGCGGAGGACCAGGCCGACAGCGGCCAGGGCGAGCGGCAGCCACAGCGCGGAGAAGACGGCCTGGAACATCCTCGGGAAACCGGTCCACATGATGACCAGGACGAAGATCAACCAGACGTTGTTGACCTCCCAGACCGGTGCCATGGCGTGGTCGATCAGCCAGCGGGGCCGCTTGCCCCGCTCCGCGCCGCCGGCCAGGAGATCCCAGAAGCCCGCACCGTAGTCGGTGCCTCCGGCGCAGGCGTAGGCGGCGATCGCGACCACCAGCACCCATGCGATGAAGTCGGCCATTACGACGCACCGCCAGGGGTGTGGTCGGACCCACCGGCGGGCGGGGCCCCGGCGGCTGCGGGCTCGGGCTCGCTTCTGGGCCCGTACGGGGTGTCGGTC is a window of Streptomyces sp. B21-083 DNA encoding:
- a CDS encoding gluconokinase; this encodes MIPVPTVVVVMGVSGSGKSTVGRLLAQRLAVPFLEADDVHPAANRAKMAAGRPLDDEDRRPWLLSIAEWIREATDAGRGGVVACSALKHEYRRLFLGAGAGVWFLYLALDRGTAGRRVAGRVDHFMPARLVDSQYATLEPLRPDEPGLTVDAVADPQTIVDRAVRTVRAAR
- a CDS encoding glycoside hydrolase family 15 protein, whose protein sequence is MDRYPPIAEHGLVGDLQTAALVSSQGVVDWFAAPRFDSPSIFAALLDHDGGGYMRLAPEHPDAACKQLYYPDTAILVTRFMSPDGVGEVVDFMPPDRTRTATDRHTLIRLVRAVRGTVDFTLECRPRFDYGRAEHRLELGENTGLFRSPGTDAHLQATFPLERDGQDVRGRVTLKAGESGGAVFTVCASGGEAPAPLTVDGLTAQFDDTSLFWQDWLRQSRYRGRWPELVHRSVITLKLLTYAPTGALIAAATMGLPEQVGGERNWDYRFTWVRDSALSVRAMLDLGFAEEATAFLHWLVERLQEREGKEEEPLQTMYRVDGNPDLPEETLEHFEGYRGSSPVRIGNGAADQLQLDIYGEAIYALSQGREIAQQATYRGWKTLTRTLDWFAEAWDRPDEGIWETRGGRQDFTYSRVMSWAAFDHGLSLAEHFRRPADVEKWRSARDAILEQVMERGWSEQEGAFVQHYGGDVLDASLLLMPRVQFIAPKDPAWLSTLDAMDRKLVSDSLVYRYDPAASPDGLRGSEGTFSLCTFLYVDALARAGRVSQARYTFEKMQTYANHVGLFAEEIGPSGEQLGNFPQAFTHLSLIMAATTLDEALDAEQGR
- a CDS encoding cytochrome d ubiquinol oxidase subunit II translates to MADFIAWVLVVAIAAYACAGGTDYGAGFWDLLAGGAERGKRPRWLIDHAMAPVWEVNNVWLIFVLVIMWTGFPRMFQAVFSALWLPLALAAVGLVLRGAGFALRKPTRRLAQQRVYGAAFAISSLLTPFFFGAVLGGIASGRVKPGTIASADAWANGTSVLVGLLAIAATAFLGAVFLCSDALRFGADDLVDYFRARAMTAFAAVVVLALIALPVTHDDARYVWDGLTGGLGLLLIILAAVCGLGTAVLLWRRSYGWSRHTSVASVALVVGAWGCAQRPYLLPTSLTVTEAAGATHTLRWLVIVTGIAIVLVGPALVLLYRLDTMGELEELSDADTLAAKAPGDNL
- a CDS encoding GMC family oxidoreductase, producing MADDQHYDVIIIGTGAGGGTLAHRLAPTGKRVLILERGGYLPRERDNWDSTAVFVKGKYRAPEFWYDKHGNQFPPEVNYYVGGNTKFYGAALFRLRPEDFGELRHHDGISPAWPIRYEDLEPYYTQAEHLYLVHGRHGEDPTAGPTSAQYAYPPVEHEARIQQLSDDLGKAGLHPFHLPIGVNLAQDENGMATHDSVCIRCDRVDGFPCLMGAKSDAQVICVDPALTYDNVTMVTDANVRRLETDPTGRTVTGVVAELRNGATERFSADIVVVAAGAVNSAVLLLRSANDKHPGGLANSSDVVGRHYMRHNNLALMAVSKEPNPTRFQKTLALNDWYLGADDWEYPLGGIQMLGKSDADQIHGEAPRWAGTVMPDMPFEVLAHHAVDFWLCGEDLPLPGSRVTLDKDDAIHLALDEKNNTAGLKRLQHKLRGMLGHLGMHEHHLLDHSIYLHKGMPIGATAHQAGTVRFGDDPRSSALDVNCKAHDLDNLYVVDTSFFPSIGAVNPSLTAIANALRVGDHIAARLS
- a CDS encoding cyclase family protein, whose protein sequence is MVTHARPAGPPRLTEDEFGVLYRRLLSRAAWASGDRGALDALTPARVVAATQEVRTGRTVTLAAPVETLPGPDNPEPARHRMSGQPGEDASSGLHFAMDSFAMNVHGDADSHIDALCHVIYDGTLHGGVSASSVTADGATTLSIEAARDGIAGRGVLLDIPRLRGVPWLEPGDHVTGDDLAAAETEQRVRVGEGDLLLVRVGHRRRRAELGPWHAARERAGLHPSALEFLADRRVAVLGGDGNNDTAPSSTEGVEFPVHVLAVHAMGLHLLDYLQFEDLAPVCEAEGRWSFLCVIAPLRLPAATGSPVNPIAVL